The following coding sequences lie in one Spinacia oleracea cultivar Varoflay chromosome 1, BTI_SOV_V1, whole genome shotgun sequence genomic window:
- the LOC110781108 gene encoding uncharacterized protein, whose amino-acid sequence MKFTTEEVQTTSEVIPIKRKEKERIIVRIKNPQKEKINPRGQPPKKVTFKIKGDVHGVKAAPILDNDQRNESEKLEDNTKEHENEEMPLKNQKETENAEAEPTKSEKKNEEKTEADELRLPTVTTHSNELEAKEHEKEEMPLKNKKETENAEAEPTKSEEQKEEKTEADELRLSTVTTHSNELEASSSGTKAITEEKEDEELEMAIQLAIANSLENNDSKNESNKEEKDLVETENDETDDEEVGDEEKNDNSDREIPRTATGWENVKKPTGCPMEKKDSREEDDNVEDDENQNTDDDENQNAETDEEENDENKSTNLKSTSRQEVIEEDENINNDEIVASPSKRMKRKSVAPKTKVQSVTIEKQDGDPVEKDDEETDDDILISQFRVARTQPPRKRTKKQEKKDEKDVEKRGKGVVQKKAAKALGTRTPTRRSLRVQESVKAVEEEEEEREIVKETKRKLGRKPRKTVKKEESDISEEDEEDDENYEADEEEVEEEEAEEEEKPFNKRKRQQLEIVTRAEKNKGKLRKIEEDDDDYLEILEVYEDTKPIVPKQKKKVVLYQKIPPAQLIELIKIMPDEHKEAVRKIGFGGFLSLSMANHNSALADYIVSSSNVDRQSIVLPGSGGIFVTPEDVHQVYGVPLGGEEIVEPENEDIDDNYVEFLATWRKSFKLKKGSPTNLPLISRIKDLMLEPVSNEFIWNFVIAAVNSCMRSTNNPQVYIRFMYSCMNTNTIANLDWSTFVYRHWKKSVCEWKAGTSFYTGPLPFLLVLYFDRLQRGGQQVPRQIPLLTVWNRERMTNRIAIEKARGFGQGIVLNRIGAEPTVQENAMPETEIPKKTEATNMAGSSSNAKSEMMEFSENFGTLAKTLASNVNEMYNMLDKANEMFNEADTTDKMHSLVENIWNKYTSKKQMMSQNKDEKEPKNKTPSLLSQDQHLFDEPGFMEELDKLMANAWNMYHEQKANENKNQRTPTEAQIHETVDHPEYFNTPRLDIPTPKFRLRTPSPEPEIPSNSEIPSNSEIRKPANKSASNETPETTRIEIAKYTSFNLLSPSPTKKGEQPENAVDEPTSENLMKMADAAAEESEKAMNSGDAKQKGKEQIQGEKEGKKGMWIDFH is encoded by the exons ATGAAATTTACTACGGAAGAGGTACAAACCACTTCTGAAGTAATTCCAATCAAGAG gaaagaaaaagaaaggatCATAGTGAGGATTAAAAATccacaaaaggaaaaaataaatcCTAG GGGTCAACCACCAAAAAAAGTTACATTCAAAATTAAAGGTGATGTTCATGGAGTGAAGGCGGCACCTATATTGGACAATGATCAAag GAATGAATCTGAGAAGTTGGAAGATAACACAAAAGAGCATGAAAATGAAGAGATGCCCCtgaaaaatcaaaaagaaacaGAAAATGCCGAGGCAGAGCCAACAAAATCAGAGAAAAAGAACGAAGAGAAGACAGAAGCTGATGAGTTAAGGCTGCCAACTGTTACAACTCATTCAAATGAGTTAGAAGCAAAAGAGCATGAAAAGGAAGAGATGCccctgaaaaataaaaaagaaacagaaAATGCCGAGGCAGAGCCAACAAAATCAGAGGAACAGAAGGAAGAGAAGACAGAAGCTGATGAGTTAAGGCTGTCAACTGTTACAACTCATTCAAATGAGTTAGAAGCATCATCTTCAGGAACAAAAGCAATTACTGAAGAAAAAGAAGATGAGGAGTTAGAAATGGCAATACAATTAGCAATTGCAAACTCGTTGGAAAACAATGATTCAAA GAATGAATCcaacaaagaagaaaaagacCTCGTGGAAACTGAAAATGATGAAACAGATGATGAAGAAGTTGGTGATGAGGAAAAGAATGATAACAGTGACAGAGAAATACCAAGAACAGCTACAGG GTGGGAGAATGTTAAGAAACCAACTGGTTGCCCAATGGAGAAAAAGGATTCCAGGGAGGAGGATGATAATGTAGAAGATGATGAAAATCAGAACACTGACGATGATGAAAATCAAAACGCAGAAACTGATGAAGAAGAGAACGATGAGAATAAATCTACAAACCTCAAATCAACTTCAAG GCAGGAAGTTATCGAAGAAGATGAGAACATTAACAATGATGAAATTGTTGCATCTCCTTCGAAAAGAATGAAGAGAAAAAGCGTCGCACCAAAGACAAAAGTGCAATCAGTGACCATTGAGAAACAAGATGGTGATCCGGTGGAAAAAGACGATGAAGAAACAGATGATGATATACTGATTAGTCAGTTCAGAGTGGCAAGGACACAACCaccaagaaaaagaacaaaaaagcaAGAGAAAAAGGATGAAAAAGATGTTGAAAAAAGAGGAAAGGGAGTGGTACAGAAAAAGGCAGCAAAGGCCTTGGGAACAAGAACCCCAACAAGAAGAAGCTTAAGAGTACAAGAAAGTGTAAAAGCTGTtgaagaagaggaggaagagagagagattgtaaaggaaacaaaaagaaaacttGGGAGAAAGCCCCGTAAAACAGTGAAGAAAGAAGAATCTGACATcagtgaagaagatgaagaagatgatgaaaatTATGAGGCGGatgaagaagaagtagaagaagaagaagcgGAAGAGGAGGAAAAGCCATTCAACAAGAGAAAGAGACAACAATTAGAG ATTGTGACAAGAGCAgaaaaaaacaaaggaaaattaaggaaaatcgaagaggatgatgatgattatcTGGAGATATTGGAGGTTTATGAGGATACAAAGCCGattgttccaaagcaaaagaaaaaggtGGTGTTGTATCAGAAGATTCCCCCAGCGCAATTGATAGAACTTATCAAGATAATGCCTGACGAGCACAAGGAAGCTGTCAGGAAAATTGGATTTGGGGGATTTCTGAGTCTGAGCATGGCAAATCACAATTCAGCGTTGGCAGATTACATAGTGTCAAGCTCAAATGTAGATCGACAGTCAATAGTTCTGCCTGGAAGTGGTGGAATTTTTGTCACACCTGAAGATGTTCATCAGGTGTATGGTGTACCATTGGGAGGCGAAGAGATTGTGGAGCCAGAAAATGAAGACATTGATGATAATTATGTAGAGTTCTTAGCAACATGGAGGAAAAGTTTCAAACTGAAGAAGGGAAGCCCAACAAACTTGCCACTAATTTCTAGAATAAAGGACCTGATGCTTGAACCAGTATCCAATGAGTTCATTTGGAACTTCGTCATTGCTGCAGTGAACTCCTGTATGAGATCAACCAACAACCCACAAGTATACATCAGATTCATGTACAGctgtatgaacacaaacacgaTTGCGAATCTGGATTGGAGCACGTTTGTGTACAGACATTGGAAGAAATCTGTTTGTGAATGGAAAGCCGGAACTTCTTTCTATACAGGACCTCTACCATTCCTCTTg GTGTTGTACTTCGATCGATTACAAAGAGGAGGCCAACAAGTACCAAGACAAATCCCACTTTTAACAGTGTGGAACAGAGAAAGAATGACAAACAGAATTGCCATTGAAAAAGCAAGGGGATTTGGTCAAGGTATAGTGCTGAATCGCATAGGAGCTGAGCCAACTGTCCAAGAAAATGCAATGCCCGAAACCGAAATCCCAAAAAAAACAGAAGCAACAAATATGGCAGGATCTTCTTCAAATGCAAAATCTGAAATGATG GAATTTTCGGAAAATTTTGGTACATTGGCAAAGACGCTTGCTTCGAATGTCAACGAGATGTACAACATGCTAGACAAAGCAAATGAAATGTTTAACGAGGCTGATACAACAGACAAAATGCATAGCCTAGTTGAAAACATTTGGAACAAGTACACCTCTAAGAAACAAATGATGAGCCAAAACAAAGATGAAAAAGAGCCAAAAAACAAAACCCCATCACTTCTAAGCCAAGATCAGCATCTGTTTGACGAGCCTGGTTTCATGGAGGAGTTGGATAAGTTAATGGCAAATGCATGGAATATGTATCATGAGCAAAAGGCCAATGAAAACAAGAATCAAAGAACTCCAACTGAAGCACAGATACATGAAACAGTGGATCATCCAGAGTATTTCAATACTCCAAGGCTAGACATACCAACTCCAAAGTTCAGATTAAGAACCCCAAGCCCAGAACCTGAAATTCCTTCCAACTCTGAAATTCCTTCCAACTCTGAAATCAGGAAGCCTGCCAATAAATCTGCATCAAATGAAACACCAGAAACCACAAGGATTGAAATTGCAAAATACACAAGCTTCAACTTACTATCGCCCTCACCAACCAAAAAAGGAGAACAGCCTGAAAATGCAGTGGATGAACCAACTTCTGAAAATTTGATGAAAATGGCTGATGCAGCAGCTGAGGAAAGCGAGAAAGCTATGAACAGTGGAGATGCAAAACAGAAGGGCAAGGAACAGATTCAAGG GGAAAAGGAAGGGAAAAAAGGAATGTGGATAGACTTCCATTGA